From Paenibacillus sp. GP183, one genomic window encodes:
- a CDS encoding TrkA C-terminal domain-containing protein: MLCTGVIPIVFLFILIYFVLIFLVLEIAVTLLIISGLDKEVARFQAVSMLTATGFTTKESELIARHPIRRKIAIFLILFGVFSLAVMIASISTILTKDLRIVQLIIITCLFGIVLFVVKTKSFNSKMSGEFHHKLKKEYELHELPFQEILYLNEGDLFTSVKIDEESPYVNRKMEEVFIADKDILLLFVRRGEEKIRRERMKLVIQAKDELYVYGSNAVIDNKFHTEIAKMMAKKQDEEEIKALE, translated from the coding sequence TTGCTTTGCACTGGGGTGATTCCTATCGTATTCCTATTTATACTCATTTATTTTGTATTGATCTTTTTAGTCCTGGAGATAGCTGTCACGCTGCTGATCATCAGCGGTTTGGACAAGGAGGTTGCCCGGTTTCAGGCTGTATCGATGCTGACTGCAACCGGATTTACCACCAAGGAATCGGAATTGATAGCCCGGCACCCGATCCGCAGAAAAATTGCTATTTTTCTTATTTTATTTGGAGTTTTTTCATTGGCGGTTATGATTGCCTCCATCAGTACAATTTTAACGAAGGACTTAAGGATTGTTCAGTTGATCATTATCACTTGTTTGTTTGGAATCGTGCTTTTCGTGGTGAAAACTAAATCCTTTAACAGCAAAATGTCAGGTGAATTTCATCACAAATTGAAGAAAGAGTATGAACTTCACGAATTGCCCTTTCAGGAAATTCTCTACTTGAATGAGGGAGATTTATTTACAAGTGTGAAAATCGATGAGGAATCCCCCTATGTGAATAGGAAGATGGAAGAAGTTTTCATAGCGGATAAAGATATTTTGCTGTTATTTGTCCGCAGAGGAGAAGAGAAGATTCGCCGTGAGCGCATGAAACTGGTGATCCAAGCTAAGGATGAACTGTATGTTTACGGCTCAAATGCAGTTATCGACAACAAGTTTCATACTGAAATAGCAAAAATGATGGCTAAAAAGCAAGATGAAGAAGAAATAAAAGCTTTAGAATAA